One region of Kazachstania africana CBS 2517 chromosome 3, complete genome genomic DNA includes:
- the KAFR0C02980 gene encoding C2H2-type zinc finger protein (similar to Saccharomyces cerevisiae YER130C; ancestral locus Anc_8.144), with protein sequence MSTYKLKNFDARSSKAQSNSSEFDLFNLPFFLKRNDTIDDFEFFSNLSNILFPQPATSLTNASSTLPAQYMPTIGPPQSQQNQTIYQKADVFDDFLNLESIQNSNYNFESNKVAFSTNKIKKFMSKVPEPIHKVTKNPNQKLKQHDTVSTDELPRTRGRKPSLVDDGTKKFACQYCHRRFRRQEHMKRHIRSLHIAEKPYSCQICSKAFSRNDNLKQHRKTHKMP encoded by the coding sequence ATGTCAACgtacaaattgaaaaattttgatgctAGAAGCTCAAAGGCACAATCGAATTCTAGcgaatttgatttatttaatttgcCATTTTTcctgaaaagaaatgataccattgatgattttgaattcttttctaACCTAAgtaatattctttttcctcAGCCTGCAACTTCATTGACAAACGCATCATCAACTTTACCAGCACAATATATGCCAACAATTGGCCCACCTCAATCTCAACAGAATCAGACTATTTATCAAAAAGCGGATGTTTTTGATGactttttgaatttagaatctattcaaaattctAATTACAATTTCGAGAGCAATAAGGTAGCATTTTCGACtaataaaattaagaaattcATGAGTAAAGTACCAGAACCGATCCATAAAGTAACCAAAAAtccaaatcaaaaattgaaacaaCATGATACTGTTAGTACTGATGAACTACCAAGGACGAGGGGACGTAAACCATCTTTGGTTGATGATGgaaccaaaaaatttgcatGTCAATACTGTCATCGTCGTTTTAGAAGGCAAGAACATATGAAACGCCATATCAGATCCTTACACATTGCAGAAAAACCTTACAGTTGTCAAATATGTAGTAAGGCCTTTAGCAGAAATGATAACTTAAAACAACATAGGAAAACGCATAAAATGCCATAA
- the GTS1 gene encoding Gts1p (similar to Saccharomyces cerevisiae GTS1 (YGL181W); ancestral locus Anc_8.142), with amino-acid sequence MRFRSSSSRSAYDDTFNSRPRNRTDQSVVNELKDYVTSSDNGNKCAECSSTFPTWCSVNLGCFLCGRCASVHRKILNHEFYVSDVKSLSIDTWHYKEIDHLKKLGGNKGNKKFWNPRNEPFPYDAEDDKSIAEQFVRNKYILGKYKYDEVKPEDFEGLKSRSRANSCGHRRSGRYDDQEVSDDDRYESDYRRQVRQLKEMGFSDSEKNLKALKKSNGNMNRAIDVLGKEENRQSVKETVPNPSLPARPSTSAGPQPAIFDGMSDMASLQQQQPVMTGAVQQYLDPATGIIYVDQNQYIMAQALQQNQQQAQMMQMQQAALQQQQQAIQQQYQQQVALQQQQVHNQQKNAILGLYQRPDLYTTPVEITESNPQYKQLFQQQQQQQQQFQNQFQNPNTR; translated from the coding sequence ATGAGATTTAGAAGTTCATCATCACGGTCAGCATACGATGATACGTTCAATTCAAGACCACGTAATCGCACAGATCAAAGTGTTGTCAACGAGTTAAAGGATTACGTCACATCATCGGATAATGGTAACAAATGCGCTGAATGTTCAAGTACATTTCCAACATGGTGTTCTGTTAACCTAGGTTGTTTTCTTTGCGGTAGATGTGCTTCTGTTCATAGAAAGATTTTAAACCATGAATTTTACGTATCTGATGTGAAATCGTTATCTATAGACACTTGGCATTATAAAGAGATTgatcatttgaaaaaattgggaGGTAACAaaggaaataaaaaattttggaaccCCAGAAATGAGCCTTTTCCTTATGATgcagaagatgataaatcTATTGCAGAACAATTCGTCAGAAATAAGTACATTTTAGggaaatataaatatgacGAGGTTAAACCAGAGGATTTTGAAGGACTAAAGAGTCGTTCTCGTGCTAATAGTTGTGGCCATAGAAGATCCGGAAGATATGATGATCAAGAAGTCAGTGATGACGATCGATATGAAAGTGACTACAGAAGGCAAGTAAGacaattaaaagaaatgggCTTCTCTGACAGCGAGAAAAACTTGAAAGcattgaagaaatcgaATGGGAATATGAATAGGGCAATTGACGTGTTGGGTAAAGAGGAGAACAGACAGTCTGTGAAAGAGACTGTTCCAAATCCAAGTCTACCAGCCAGGCCGTCCACAAGTGCTGGTCCACAACCTGCAATATTTGACGGTATGTCAGACATGGCTTCAttgcaacagcaacagccAGTTATGACAGGTGCTGTTCAACAGTATCTTGATCCAGCCACAGGAATAATATACGTGgatcaaaatcaatatataaTGGCGCAGGCCCTACAACAAAACCAACAACAGGCACAGATGATGCAAATGCAACAGGCAGCCCtgcaacagcagcaacaagCAATTCAGCAGCAATACCAGCAACAAGTAGCTCTACAACAACAGCAGGTACATAATCAACAAAAGAATGCCATTCTGGGGCTCTACCAAAGACCAGATCTATACACTACACCAGTTGAGATAACTGAATCAAATCCACAATATAAGCAACTGtttcaacaacaacaacagcagcaacaacaattccaaaatcaatttcagaATCCTAACACGAGGTAA
- the COX4 gene encoding cytochrome c oxidase subunit IV (similar to Saccharomyces cerevisiae COX4 (YGL187C); ancestral locus Anc_8.148): MLTIRQASLKLFRPAVMVRTLRTSSMLYQQKKEVTKEVETARKLADVNGPETLVGPGAKEGTVPTDLDQATGLERLELLGKLEGIDIFDTKPLDSSRKGTMKDPILVDSYDDYRYVGCTGSPAGSHTVMWLKPTVNQVARCWECGSVYKLNPVGVDLGEDEHHH, translated from the coding sequence ATGTTGACAATACGCCAAGCTTCATTGAAACTGTTTAGACCTGCAGTAATGGTAAGGACGTTGCGTACGTCGTCGATGTTATATCAGCagaaaaaagaagttaCAAAAGAAGTGGAGACAGCAAGGAAGCTTGCTGACGTTAATGGGCCCGAGACACTTGTTGGGCCAGGTGCTAAGGAAGGTACAGTCCCCACAGATCTAGACCAAGCTACGGGGCTGGAAAGATTGGAATTATTGGGTAAGCTGGAAggtattgatattttcgaCACAAAGCCTTTGGATTCCTCGAGGAAAGGTACGATGAAGGATCCCATTCTTGTCGACTCCTACGATGACTATCGTTACGTCGGTTGCACGGGGTCTCCAGCGGGTTCGCATACGGTGATGTGGCTGAAACCAACAGTTAACCAAGTAGCAAGATGTTGGGAATGCGGTTCTGTATATAAATTGAACCCTGTGGGAGTAGATTTAGGAGAAGATGAGCATCACCATTGA
- the MND1 gene encoding Mnd1p (similar to Saccharomyces cerevisiae MND1 (YGL183C); ancestral locus Anc_8.143), producing the protein MAGKDNDKKTAQIIKYLEGLPSTYFTQKEFEKKCPIKLQSSVMKQILDEIVCEYEKYLIGVIKCGNLNIYYIYRNFNRLNIKEEIDKSNKKVIDIRESIDANKKKLLLYQKERKAFKEKEKLVKNYHDFSKLHKSLSNQIINLQKIKLENLENLKLVDDKRDRIENLKKLIHQYNDNIELILDHIARKYNIPNTKLHDELNIPMEL; encoded by the coding sequence ATGGCCGGTAAAGATAATGACAAGAAAACAGCACAAATAATCAAGTATCTTGAGGGATTACCAAGCACGTATTTCACCCAAAAGgaatttgagaaaaaatgCCCAATTAAGTTACAAAGTAGCGTGATGAAACAAATACTGGATGAAATTGTTTGcgaatatgaaaaatactTGATTGGTGTCATCAAATGTGGTAACCTAAACATCTATTACATTTATAGAAACTTTAATCGCTTAAATATcaaggaagaaattgataaatcaaataaaaaagtcATAGACATAAGGGAAAGTATTGATGCcaataagaagaaactgTTACTTTATCAAAAGGAGAGAAAAGCgttcaaagaaaaggaaaaactTGTTAAAAACTATCACGACTTTTCTAAATTACATAAATCATTAAgcaatcaaataataaacttACAGAAGATTAAACTAGAAAATTTAGAGAATTTGAAACTAGTCGATGATAAAAGGGATCGAATTGAAAACCTTAAAAAGTTGATTCATCAATATAATGATAACATTGAACTGATACTTGACCATATCGCAAggaaatataatatacCAAATACAAAACTTCAcgatgaattgaatatcCCTATGGAGCTATGA
- the TOS3 gene encoding serine/threonine protein kinase TOS3 (similar to Saccharomyces cerevisiae SAK1 (YER129W) and TOS3 (YGL179C); ancestral locus Anc_8.140), with translation MTLIKECSKVKLSYNPTTKIQILNNYEVNNELGVGTHSKVKLGKNLFSNQTIALKIVNKVLPNNEIKILRKINNQHNNLIKLFEILNDHHSKKIYLVLEYCPLGEIVWYPNVTTANNSIGPGQFSFQRCKEILKDITSGLSYLHCLNIIHRDIKPSNLLISDDGTIKISDFSISMILDYETVNLNDIYMTVGTPLFFSPEICLGCTEFYSKFKINVRNNDIFYMIDTWSLGVTLYCLIFGKLPFNSKHELELFNIIINDDLQFPTFNTCYNLSTMKEYELSKNLLSNLLTKNPLKRFNTEQILLHPFLTDTTSLSIQPPQLCITDIEQINGTFNNYTTNANTTNNLNIIDLPINSSFASLDSFYVENFAMSNFESDNSIFKNIAASNFASTKNLIMTPSSSKLNYADDKSILYSPNNESSLSIKNIPSFIASMLPSTGTAPSFPQPKLTLSYPSSDCDANNNYDSSDYDDDDGEELVFEITNSNRRRTRIVKNSNQTDSLEMNGNVTSEFINKGIASI, from the coding sequence ATGACACTGATAAAAGAGTGTAGTAAGGTTAAATTATCGTATAATCCGACAACAAAGatacaaattttaaataattatgaagttaataatgaattagGTGTTGGCACTCACAGTAAAGTTAAACTTggtaaaaatttattctcCAATCAAACTATTGCATTAAAGATAGTAAATAAAgttttaccaaataatgaaattaaaattttacGAAAGATAAATAATCAACataataatttaattaaattattcGAGATTTTAAATGATCATCATTCTAAAAAGATTTATCTAGTATTGGAATATTGTCCCTTGGGAGAAATAGTTTGGTATCCAAATGTAACAACTGCAAATAACTCAATTGGTCCAGGCCAATTTTCCTTCCAAAGGTgtaaagaaattttaaaagacATAACATCAGGTCTAAGTTATTTGCATTGTTTAAATATTATCCATAGAGACATTAAaccttcaaatttattaatttccGATGACGGCACCATCAAAATCTCAGATTTTAGCATTTCAATGATACTAGATTATGAAACTGTCAATCTAAATGATATCTATATGACGGTAGGAACACCTTTATTCTTCTCTCCGGAGATTTGTCTAGGTTGTACAGAGttctattcaaaattcaaaattaacgtaagaaataatgatatcttCTACATGATCGATACGTGGTCATTAGGTGTAACCTTATATTGCCTCATTTTTGGTAAATTACCATTTAATTCTAAACACGAACtagaattattcaatataataataaatgacgatcttcaatttccaaCTTTTAACACTTGTTATAACTTATCAACAATGAAAGAATACGAATTGAgcaaaaatttattatcaaacttattaacaaaaaatccattgaaaagatttaatACAGAACAAATTCTATTACATCCATTCCTCACTGATACAACAAGCTTATCAATACAACCTCCACAATTGTGCATCACCGATATAGAACAAATCAATGGTACGTTCAACAATTATACTACAAATGCAAATACAACCAATAACCTCAACATAATAGACCTACCGattaattcatcatttgcaTCATTAGATAGTTTTTATGTGGAAAACTTTGCAATGTCAAATTTTGAGTCCGATAATAGTATCTTTAAGAATATTGCAGCTTCAAATTTCGCATCAactaaaaatttaataatgaCGCCATCATCAAGCAAATTAAATTATGCGGATGATAAATCAATCCTTTATTcaccaaataatgaaagctcattatcaataaaaaatattccaagTTTCATAGCCTCAATGTTGCCATCAACTGGCACTGCTCCATCTTTCCCACAGCCAAAACTCACATTATCATATCCATCTTCTGATTGTGATGCAAATAATAACTACGATTCTTCGGATtatgatgacgatgatggCGAAGAATTGGTATTTGAAATCACAAACAGTAATAGAAGAAGGACTAGAATtgttaaaaattcaaatcaaacTGATTCATTAGAAATGAATGGTAATGTAACAAgtgaatttatcaataaagGTATAGCatcaatataa
- the ATG1 gene encoding serine/threonine protein kinase ATG1 (similar to Saccharomyces cerevisiae ATG1 (YGL180W); ancestral locus Anc_8.141) translates to MILSRVQIPINQKDDDDEGRVVANKVIGQEAKYTIEKEIGKGSFAIVYMGHLTTNKNQNVAIKAVSRSKLKNKKLLENLEIEIAILKKIKHNHIVSLIDCERNSDYFYLIMEYCSLGDLTFLIKRRKELTNYHPLLQKIFESYPSPNEYGLHHAFILNYLQQLASALKFLRSKNLIHRDIKPQNLLLCTPLIGYTDADTFHKLGYVGIYNLPILKIADFGFARFLPNSSMAETLCGSPLYMAPEILNYQKYNAKADLWSVGTVLFEMYCGRPPFKASNHLELYKKIKRSNDVIQFPELIANGDDKDQEDLEIRALISKLLTFDPTNRITFDEFFNHKLVTKDLSYYEINNDNSTSDLETKSKNIVESNMFISEYLNKPKNVTSTQGKISLQNDKNTIRKEISNLEKEYVVVEKKSVEVNEFADELANQINNQQQKQQNENTNVVASRPKSRRSSSSSSTATNRAPSLVDRRLSFSSLNPSNALSRALGLASTRFFGNAHQSQHLNTQLNVNNNSNTSIFDSQTFNDLTENIILRINNPEFRVESNKDSIIIPTIESLAAKAFVISSFADTKFQQIIPLNKFNEIIENSINEQIDINDMVLFKEAVILHLKALEFLSSSMEVTSKWWFTNKFNVNYNISLRLNLLIQWVRSKFNDCLNKVEFLKKHYAVAHENESYHYSEETEIFLEKLLYDRALEIAKMAANLELNHSDLNNCEISYATALWMLEATLDSGDNDGNESVLDQNDKMIILKYIDSIANRLKVLRTKMNNGGNNVNNSGTGYNEDTALIDYY, encoded by the coding sequence ATGATACTTTCAAGAGTCCAGATACCCATCAATCaaaaagatgatgacgatgaagGGCGTGTTGTGGCTAATAAAGTGATAGGGCAGGAGGCGAAGTACACAATAGAGAAGGAAATAGGGAAGGGCTCATTTGCAATAGTCTATATGGGTCATTTAACCACAAATAAGAATCAGAATGTGGCTATCAAAGCTGTGTCAAGGTCAAAGCTCAAGAATAAGAAGTTATTGGAGAATTTAGAGATTGAAATTgcaatattgaagaaaattaaacaTAATCATATTGTTAGTCTAATTGATTGTGAAAGAAACTCTGATTATTTCTATTTAATAATGGAATATTGTTCCTTGGGCGATTTGACTTTCTTGATAAAAAGACGTAAAGAATTGACTAATTATCATCCTTTAttgcaaaaaatttttgaaagttatCCATCGCCAAATGAGTATGGTCTTCATCATGCCTTTATTctaaattatttacaaCAATTAGCGTCagctttgaaatttctaagATCCAAAAATCTGATTCATAGAGATATAAAACCACAGAACCTTCTTCTATGCACGCCTCTAATTGGTTATACAGACGCCGACACATTTCATAAACTAGGATATGTGGGTATCTACAATTTgccaattttgaaaatcgCAGATTTTGGATTTGCTAGATTTTTACCCAATAGTTCTATGGCTGAAACTCTTTGTGGATCCCCACTGTATATGGCGccagaaattttgaactatcaaaaatataatgcAAAGGCTGATTTATGGTCCGTTGGTACTGTATTATTCGAAATGTATTGTGGTAGACCTCCCTTTAAAGCGTCTAATCATTTGGAATTGtataaaaagattaagagATCGAATGACGTTATACAATTTCCAGAACTTATAGCTAACGGTGATGACAAAGATCAAGAGGACTTAGAGATACGGGCATTGATTTCTAAATTATTGACTTTTGATCCAACAAACAGAATCacttttgatgaatttttcaaccaTAAATTGGTTACAAAGGATTTATCTTATTAcgaaatcaataatgataattcAACAAGTGATCTAGAAacaaaatccaaaaatattgtGGAGAGTAATATGTTTATCTCcgaatatttgaataaaccTAAAAATGTGACTTCGACACAGGGAAAAATATCACTGCAAAACGATAAGAATACAATTCGTAAAgagatatcaaatttagaGAAAGAGTACGTTGTtgtggaaaagaaaagtgtAGAAGTAAATGAATTTGCCGATGAACTAgcaaatcaaataaataatcAACAGCAAAAGcaacaaaatgaaaataccaACGTAGTGGCTAGTCGACCAAAATCAAGGAGAAGttcatcgtcatcttcaacaGCAACTAACCGTGCACCATCACTTGTTGATAGGAGGTTGTCCTTTTCATCACTAAATCCTTCAAATGCACTATCGCGTGCACTTGGGTTAGCATCTACTAGATTCTTTGGTAACGCTCATCAAAGTCAGCATTTAAATACACAGCTTAAtgttaataataatagtaacaCTTCGATATTTGATTCTCAAACTTTTAATGACCTgactgaaaatattatattgaGAATAAATAATCCAGAATTCCGTGTTGAATCCAATAAAGATAGCATAATAATCCCTACGATAGAATCTTTAGCTGCAAAGGCATTTGTCATTTCTTCCTTTGCTGATACTAAATTCCAACAAATTATCCCActgaataaatttaatgagATTATTGAGAACTCGATTAATGAGCAGATCGATATAAATGACATGGTTTTATTTAAGGAAGCGgtaattcttcatttgaaagcTTTAGAATTCTTGAGCAGTTCTATGGAAGTTACGTCTAAATGGTGGTTtacaaataaatttaatgttaattacaatatttctttacgactaaatttattgattcaATGGGTTAGGAGTAAATTCAACGATTGTTTGAATAAAGtagaatttttaaagaaaCATTATGCTGTTGCTCATGAAAACGAAAGTTATCATTACAGTGAGGAGacagaaattttcttggaaaaGTTACTGTATGATAGAGCTTTAGAAATAGCCAAGATGGCTGCTAACTTAGAATTGAATCATTctgatttgaataattgtGAAATATCATATGCAACAGCATTATGGATGTTGGAGGCTACTTTAGATAGTGGTGATAATGATGGGAATGAGAGTGTGTTAGatcaaaatgataaaatgaTTATTctgaaatatattgataGTATTGCTAATAGATTGAAAGTTTTACGAACGAAAATGAATAATGGCGGTAACAATGTCAATAACAGTGGTACAGGTTATAATGAAGATACCGCCCTTATTGATTACTATTGA
- the TPN1 gene encoding Tpn1p (similar to Saccharomyces cerevisiae TPN1 (YGL186C); ancestral locus Anc_8.147), whose product MSTMLRLMKRVSERIDSLGVETTGIDRISPYHRGTRRKQFLHVSGLWLSATGGLSSMSSFLLGPLVYSLTFKQSLVSGIISMFIGCLVAAYCSIMGPQSGCRQMVTARYLFGWWFVKFVALAAIIGVMGWSVVNSVVGGEMLAAISDDKVPVSIGIIIVSWTSFIVAVFGIKHVLKVETYFSLPVLLCFMLLYISSSDKFYLLNKFTNNDIASKTIEGNWLSFFSLCYSITATWGSITADYYILFPEDTPKYEVFLLTFFGTFLPTTFVGILGLSLAAVAMSNDTWYDQYDRHGMGGLLWAGFQRWNGFGKFCVVVLLLSLISNNIINTYSAAFSIQLSSLHCARIPRWFWSVAVTVIYFICAIVGRNHFSTILGNFLPMIGYWISMYFILLFEENVIFRRHFLHLYTKEFPLIDNDKHVTTVVRTHHHNDKKSDVVEQEITNIHFLKRKHLKYKHRYNWDKWDDYEVLTHGYAATVSFLIGIVGVVVGMAQVYWIGPVARKIGEYGGDIAMWLCMGICGVVYPPLRYIELKRFGR is encoded by the coding sequence ATGTCAACCATGCTGCGGCTAATGAAAAGGGTGTCGGAGCGTATAGACTCCCTTGGTGTGGAAACAACAGGGATTGATAGAATATCGCCTTATCATCGAGGAACTAGGCGGAAGCAATTTTTACATGTTTCAGGCTTGTGGCTAAGTGCTACAGGTGGGCTATCATCAATgtcatcttttcttttgggTCCACTTGTTTACAGTCTTACATTCAAACAAAGTCTCGTGAGCGGTATCATTTCCATGTTCATCGGATGTCTTGTTGCTGCATATTGCTCAATAATGGGTCCGCAATCTGGGTGCAGACAGATGGTTACCGCAAGGTATTTATTCGGTTGGTGGTTTGTTAAGTTTGTTGCATTGGCAGCTATTATTGGCGTTATGGGATGGTCTGTAGTCAACTCCGTGGTCGGAGGAGAAATGTTAGCGGCAATTTCTGACGATAAAGTTCCAGTTTCTATTGGTATCATTATTGTTAGTTGGACCTCATTTATTGTGGCAGTCTTTGGTATCAAGCACGTATTAAAAGTGGAAACTTACTTCTCACTTCCtgttcttctttgtttCATGCTATTGTACATCTCTTCTAGTGacaaattttatttgctgaataaatttacaaataatGACATTGCATCAAAAACTATAGAAGGTAATTGGTTAAGTTTCTTTTCACTATGTTATAGTATTACCGCCACATGGGGGTCAATCACTGCCGATTATTATATCCTATTTCCAGAAGATACACCCAAATATGAAGTTTTCCTACTAACATTTTTTGGTACATTTTTACCAACAACATTTGTGGGTATATTGGGATTGTCATTGGCTGCTGTGGCCATGTCTAATGACACATGGTACGATCAGTACGATAGACATGGGATGGGTGGTCTACTTTGGGCTGGATTTCAAAGGTGGAATGGGTTTGGTAAATTTTGTGTGGTGGTGTTATTACTGAGTTtaatttctaataatattattaacaCATATTCAGCCGCCTTTTCTATACAATTATCAAGCTTACATTGTGCTAGAATACCGCGTTGGTTCTGGTCAGTGGCTGTCACAGTTATCTATTTCATTTGTGCAATCGTTGGTCGTAATCATTTCAGTACAATTTTGGGAAATTTCCTACCAATGATTGGTTATTGGATTAGTATGTACTTCAtactattatttgaagaaaatgtgATATTCAGAAGACACTTCCTACATTTATATACTAAAGAGTTTCCCCTGATAGACAATGACAAACATGTCACCACCGTGGTGAGGACTCATCATCACAACGATAAGAAATCCGATGTTGTGGAACAAGAGATTACAAACatacattttttgaaaagaaaacatttgaaataCAAACACAGATACAATTGGGACAAATGGGATGATTATGAAGTGTTAACTCATGGATATGCTGCCACTGTCTCATTTTTAATTGGGATAGTTGGTGTAGTTGTAGGTATGGCACAGGTATATTGGATCGGCCCAGTAGCACGCAAGATTGGAGAGTACGGTGGTGACATTGCCATGTGGCTCTGCATGGGCATATGTGGTGTTGTGTATCCACCATTAAGATACATCGAACTGAAGAGATTTGGCAGGTAG